Proteins from a genomic interval of Salvelinus alpinus chromosome 7, SLU_Salpinus.1, whole genome shotgun sequence:
- the LOC139581241 gene encoding uncharacterized protein isoform X3, giving the protein MFLCRAAWHKYGPLARKVAQQLSRDVLPRRQMSSVPGGSGDNIVYALLCGGAFAGAIAYTYSTVTTDHARFNDRVADINARPKTVWSPKPWPPKSRDEEEEV; this is encoded by the exons ATGTTTCTCTGCAGAGCGGCTTGGCATAAATATGGGCCTTTGGCAAGGAAGGTAGCCCAGCAGTTATCTAGAGATG tGTTGCCACGGCGACAAATGTCGTCAGTCCCCGGTGGATCTGGTGATAACATCGTCTACGCCCTTCTGTGTGGCGGGGCCTTCGCTGGAGCCATCGCATAC ACATACAGCACTGTGACCACAGACCACGCCAGATTCAACGACCGTGTAGCGGATATCAACGCTCGTCCCAAGACCGTGTGGTCGCCCAAACCATGGCCTCCCAAGA